In Papaver somniferum cultivar HN1 chromosome 9, ASM357369v1, whole genome shotgun sequence, the genomic stretch AAAGGGTCAATCTGAAGTACTGGATGGTTCTATTGGAAGAACTAGAGCTACTAAACTTCTAAatccatctttttcttcttcttctggaaaTAAGAGATTCAAGAATttggaaaatgatgaaaaatTTGACAGGAATTTGGTTATGGGGACTGATTTGAGTAAGGAAGGGGGAAAGAGAATTGATGCCACTGTATTACCAGTTTGTGAAGAGTCTAATGAAGTTACGAAATCTTTAATTTGTGAAGAACCCAGCATTAATCTTGTTGGTTCTTTGCAAGCAGAGGAACCCCCAAACTTGATTGATGGCGATAATGGTGTCTCGGAGAGACCCGTAATATTCTATTCTCGTTTGCGAAAGAAAGAGACGAGGGAGATTCCTGCTTCTGAGAATGAAGAAGCTATTGAATCGGATAGTTCTTGCAAGAATCAACAGGTTGTAGAAGGTGAATGTATAAGAGCACCTTTAAGTAATAAGCTAGAAATGAAAATGTCTAAAAAGATTGGTTTGACAAAGTTTCCAACAAAGCTTAATGAGCTTCTTGGTACTGGTTTGCTTGAAGGATTGCATGTCAGTTACATATTCGGTAAGAAGGTACGTTTTGCAACACCCTAAACTCTTTTTTGTATTTTTGCTGATTCTTTTTGTTTGCATATACTCAGCTGATTGCAATTTTGATTTGTAATGATGTTCTGTAGAAAGAAGGGCTTGATGGAAAAATTGAAAAGTGTGGGATTTTGTGTTTCTGTAGTTTCTGCAATGGGCGCAAGGTGAGAATAGTTGGTTAGCTTTATGATGTCATTATTATTCAGCGGTCTTATGTCGAACACTTAGACTGTATATAAGAATGATTGAGTGTAAGAATGTTTGCCATGATAAATATAGGTTGTCAGCCCCATGGAATTTGAGAGGCATGCTGGTAGTGGAAATAAACGTGCTGCTGATTATATTTATTTGGAGAATGGGAACAACCTCCGCTATGTGATGAATGCATGCAGGAATGCTCCTTTGGACACATTACAATCAACAATTAAAAATGCAGTCTGTTCTTCGCCATCTGTCAACAAGACAACCATCTGCAGTGATTGCAAAGGTGGGCATTGCACCACTCAACCCTTGATTTAAAACATAACTTAGGTTATTAAGCTGTAGAAGTCGGCCATTTTTGTGTTTTGTAGTGGAGTTGATTTGTTTATTTGTCCTTTGTTATAATCACTGTGTTTCAACTGATAAGAATGACTTTCTTTGTCACACTTACGTTTCGATCTTAGGACATCTTCACTGGTCTCCCATGAATAAGGCAGCAACGTTATGCACACAATGCCTGGAATCAAGGAAGTCCCAAGCAAACGTATCATGGACATCTGGTACTAAAACAAGGTATGCAGTTTACTCTGGTTGAGATTTTTTATGGGGTAATAATTCTCTTTGTTCTTATCTATTTTTGGGTCCATTATATCTATTTGTCAAGGTTGAATTTTATTTTGGCATTTTCCTGCTTTCATTCCCTAGTAGCTTATGCTCCTAACTAGTCAAAAACTTGATTTAGGTATGTTTTAAAAGCCACAGAgctcttcactgttttgttgcaATAACAATATGGCTAACATAATATTTGTGGCTGGataatgtgaactaaagctaGAGGAACAATCTTCTTTGGTATTCTAATTAGATCTACTTTTATCATATCCTTCTTTATATTGATAGATATATCTCGCTTTCTCCTGATACATTTATGTCTTCTTCAGATCATCAAAAGCAGTTTTACCTTCAGAATTTGCTCCACGGACAACGAATGTCCGAGGGAGGCTAACTAAAAAGTTCGTATTCTGTTTTCTGGTAGAATCTATTTATGACCATTCTGTTGTACGTATCTTATTTAGCTTCTGATATAAGGCATTAAGTAAACGTTATTGTTTATCGTTGAAGGGATGTGCATTTGCATAAGTTGGTCTTTGAGGAAGGTGGTTTACATGACGGAGCTGAACTCGGTTATTATCATCGCGGTCAGGTTGTATCAGTGAACAAACACAAGAAAAAACTCGTGCTTACTGCTCCTTTTGTTCTTAGATTTGCTtgtcgttttttttcttttttctgacgAACCTTATATTGGCCAGAAATTGCTAGAAGGCTCTAAAAGGGGTTTTGGAATTCTCTGTGGCTGCTGCAACGATGTGGTACTCTTACTACTACCTGATTATTATTCATTTATTATACATCACGttaatagttttttttctttttcttgatagCTCCTAATAGTTGCTCTCTAAACCATACAATTTCCTTTTGCTTTGCTTACAAATGAACTGATTTGAACCATGTGGTTGATTAACAAGGATCAATCCTATTTGATTGTCCTGAGTAGTCATCGGTGTACGCCTAGAGGTTATCTATCCTCCAGCAGTGTAACTCTGGTATTGAAATATTGATCATTGGGCGTAATTGTAGAAAGTTTATTTAACGTCGGAAGGTCATTGTAATTGTTTAGTAAAAAATACTGATGTTTTATATCTTTGCTGATCAGGTCAGCCCTTCAGTGTTTGAAGCTCATGCCGGTTGGGCCTCACGCCGCAAACCGTGAgtaacaaatttagaatttatgaAAATTACTTTACTTATCCATTTATGTAACTAATTTTTATTGTGATTGGCCAGTTACCTAAACATCTACACATCCAATGGGGTATCTCTTCATGAATTATCAGTATCTCTGTCGAAAGATCCGAATTTTTCTCCTCGTGAAAATGATGACCTTTGCAGCATATGTGCGGATTTTGGAGACCTTTTGCTTTGTGACGGATGCCCCAGAGCTTTTCACAGAGGTGAGTTTACTCTTATGATTATATTTTTCCAGCTGCATCTTTTTCCTTTCGTTTTCTCTCCTTTTAACTTAATACAGGGTGGTGTCACTTCCATAGAATCTTCTAGAGACGTTAGTGTGCCTTGAGGTTTCCTTTTGGTCAGTGGCTTCAAAAGAGCTTCTGACATGATTTATAACAGTTAATCCTCATGTTGGAAAGTGAAACATTTTAACCACTTCGTCTCGTATCTTGATAATATCGTGTCTGGTTGATTAAATTTGTTTGTATCCTGTTTAGATGCTTCTTTGTGGTACACATCTGTGATATAGCTCTAATCTGCATTTTCTTATTACAGACTGTGTGGGTTTGTCCAACCTCCCGCCTGGTAAATGGTATTGTTCCCACTGCCAACAGATGTACCAAAGGGAGAAATTCTGTGAGTACAATGCTAATGCAATAGCAGCTGGCAGAGTGTTAGGAGATGATCCTATAAAACAGATTTATCACCGATGCATCCGAACTGTCAAAACACAAGACGTTGAAGTTGGTGGATGTGCATTATGCAGGTGGGCTACATTGTCAATGAACAGATGTTTAGAAGCATTTTATTTTGTTCAGTTAGATCTTACATCTGATGATAGTGAGACCTATCCACTTCATAAGTTATTCTGTTGCATTATGTGAACTCAAATGATGAattatttgatttttggtttcaTTGTTTTGGCATGAGCTTACACTCTTTATTCTCGTGATCTAGAGCCCACAGTTTTTGCAAATCAGGATTCGGACCAGGCACAGTTCTACTTTGTGATCAGGTACATTGACATTCATCTCAGTTTTTCATTTCCTGTACGAGTTTTAAAGGTGATTGTTCAAGAAAATTATGTTTACTTAAAGGTGTCACTCAATTGTTTGGTTCATTTTCCCAGTGCGAAAAGGAATATCATGTTGGTTGTCTGAAGGATCACAACATGGCGGATTTAGAGGTTTGCACACAGTCAAATGTTATTATGTTTTCATGTTTGACCTCAGTATTACAGTATCTGTATGGTTTGCAATATTAGGTTTCCCCGACTGAAATGTTATTTTGGCCTGCATAACAGGAATTGCCAGAAGGGGAGTGGTTTTGTTGCACAGATTGCAAAGCGATTCACACAACTCTGCACCAGTTGCTTGAGCGTAAACCTTTGGAGCTCCCGGAGTCTCTTTCAGGTTTGATAAAGACAAAGCATATGGAGAAATGCTCAAGTGATAATGGTGATCTTGATCTAAGATGGAGCCTTCTTAGTGGGAAGCTTGCTACTGCCGACTCTAACTTGTTTCTTTCTAAGGCTGTCGCCATCTTTCGTGTAAGTATTGGTCAATTCACCATGCTATTGGAAATACATTTAGCTTTCTAGCAAAGATCCTGCCAATATTGAACCCTTACTTATGGATCCAGTcaacattttcttcttcaacatcttgaaTAGTGTTATCGCTTGTCTTACTGTGGATTGGCTAAAAATacctttatttattgatttaccTTCTCTTTAAAGCTTTGTTTTTCTCATCATACATCACACATCTTGTGCAGTTTTTGATTACATGTCTTATATCCGTGTTTTTCTTTCTTAGGATCACTTCGATCCCATCATTGACTTAAAAAGCGGTCGCGACCTCATCCCTGCGATGGTTCTTGGGTAAGCAGAGATCTTCCACTGCATCAGTTCTGCTTTATTTGATTGGCTTCCTCTCTTTTCTATACCTTCTGTAGAGTGTCTTGCAGCTGACTTTTACTTGCTTCTTTTATGGCTGAAATCTGCAGAAGAGTAATAAGGGATCAAGACTTTGGAGGAATGTATTGTGCAGTACTGACATCAAAGTAAGAATATATCTTGATCATGGTTTAGCCTCTAATATTCTGTAATATATTCTCATCTTAAATTATATTGCCCTATGCAGTTCGATTGTCGTATCTGCTGCTATTCTTAGGATCTTTGGACAAAAAATTGCTGAACTTCCTTTGGTTGCTACCAGTAGTGAAGTCCAAGGACGGGTAAGTCTATCAAACTGGATTCAAGTCATGTCATTCGTTTTTGCATCATATGTTTGTTTGTTTGGGTTTCCTGTGGCAACCTTTTCATAAATAGTccttttttgcattattgatAGGGTTACTTCCAGTCGCTGTTTTCTTGCATCGAGCTGCTTTTGGGGTATCTTAAAGTAGAAACTTTAGTACTTCCAGCTGCTGAAGAAGCAGAATCCATATGGAcaaataaatttggttttaagaaGATAAACCAAGAGAAGGTgagagatgtttttttttttttttgatatttcatCAGTCTTTCTTTATGTAGTTTGCAGCAGATAGCTTATAATATAGTAGGAATTGTTATCACTGCAGTTGAACAAGTATAGAAGGAATTGCCAAATGATGGTCTTTCAAGGGACATCGATGCTAGAGAAGCCTGTTCCCCCGTGTATGAATGCCGAAAGTTTTTTGATGATCAATTAATTTTCTTGAGTTAACTATAGTGAGATTTCAGCAGCAGTTTCTTGCAGTGCCTTTTGTTTTGGATGTATATAGTAGTCTTTCTTTTATATTCAGTTAAGTGGGTGTATAAAGTAAAAGGAATTTCACCATTGGTTCATCAGGATTGATGTCCAATACTGTTAGCGactaaaggaaaaatagaaatgaagtatactagaagaaacatataGGGGAAGAAACTAAAATTAGATAGAAATCTCCACTATATGTCAAATCATATGGAACTGTAagcattttgaaaattttgattagTGAAATGAATTTACCTTATACTTGCATGCTGTACTTTTGTATCTGCATTGTTGGTACTTTTGTACTAGATGACCGTTGCCATGGTGGAAAGGGCCGACCGAAAAAAGATAATAGATAGTTGTTGTCGTAGTGGTGGTCGTTGAAAATTTAGTGTTTACGAGTTTGGAGCACAGATTATGGTATTATCACCCATTGATTTCtcctatcaaaaaaaataaagaaaatgaaaaaaaaaaaaggaaattaacCAATTTTGGTCGACAAGCATTCTAAACGAGCCCATATACAGAAAGAAAATAACTGTTTCCGTTTCAACGTATACAGTGCCCCATACATGTGAGATGGTGGTGACACACCCTAAATTACTAATGTTCTCTACACTCACGTCCACGAACACTCCTAGCAATGTGACACAAAATGCACAGATAAGTAACATGTGTCAAGGGCTTTTATGTTAACTTCCTTTTCAATTACAAAAAAATACTCCCTAATACCTAATTTTGTCGTCTCATCACCATCTCTCTCCGCAGCTTCGCCTccttaagagcaactgcaatggacgactaaacccaaattttcagtcgagtgggctggcgtagtgggacagaccatcgatcaaaatttgatcaaagagtaaaatccagaccaaatttggtctgcgatcaggaccaaatccaaatatagtcgggcgttgatataatctccgctacacatcgggcgttgatataatctccgccattcatcgggcgttgatataatgtacgcatgaaacggggcgttgatataatgtacgcctgaaacggggcgttgtacgcccgatggggcgttgatataatgtacgcatgaaacgggcgttgatatacttaacgccccactttcacaaattttcaaaacttacatggggcgttgatatacttaacgccccatttttttctttttttaaaacttacatggggcgttgatatacttaacgccccattttttttttttttttttttttgtttgtgaagCGTAGAAcaataccaacgccccactcgcgcgttatctttaccaacgccccattcagacattatctttaccaacgcctgatcccaggcgtaatgtttatcaacgcacgaccaaatatactcttttcccactacgccacatgacggactaaacccaaatttggtctttttttttagtctttggtctttggttatactcccaccactgtggacgctctaaggtgTAATGGAGTCGGGAAGATGAAAACTTCATAAAATGTTTAAGTTGTTAAGGGAGAAATTACTGGGTCATCACCGAGTTATCAACCAATTTGAGTCAGGCCAGTGAGTTGTCTGCATCAACCAGAtccacaacttcatcttcttcaccagTTTTCTGCCAATCTATGCTAATGCAATTAATCAAATTAGATCAAATAATTCCTCATGTTGGAGTACGGATTTGTTGTAATTAATTTGCTCAATTTGAGTTCTAATTTTGTCAATttcatgaaaaatgaaaaattatcaTCATTCATAATTCTTCAATTCGATCAATTCTGATCGATGTGATGGATTTTTTAAGTAACTTTGAGCTGTTAATTGGTTTGCTCGATTGGAAATGAATGAAATTTACAATCAATTTGATTGACTACCTGAAGATCAATCTCACTTTTGAGAAATTTGTAAATCAGTAAAGATGGTGGCGGATCTGTGGGTGATTGTGGATGTGCTGTTGATTTTGTCGGAGGTGGTGGCTGTGAAGGTGTTGTCGGAGGTGGTGGTTGTGAGTGAAGAAATttgatgatggagatggtggtggaggTGTTATCCGAAGAGGTGGTGGCTCTGtgttgtttgtggtggtggtggtgttgtttcTGCTGGTGTAGGTGAAGGTAGTGGTAGGTGAAGAAATGGGATGTTGTAGTTGGAGATGGTGGCGGAGTTGCTGGCGGTAACAGATGGCGGCGATGGTGCTTTCGGTGTGTATCTTTGGATGGTTTGGTGACGATGGGATTATGAAAGAAAATAGAGAAGAGAAAGAGTATGATTCCTCTCAGGGCTATTTTCGGCCATGAGAAAAAGCTACGGAATCTGAAATCTTTTTtgtgaaattgaaaattttaGTTACTCTACAATTGACAAAAATATGGCCGAAGGACTCCCTCCCTACGGGCCCTTCGGCCCTCCGGTTGGTCGGCCCAATTAGCTCACAAGGTATTAACCAATTGGATAATCACCGGCTAAATGCTGTAGGCGAGGGGATATATAACTTTTGAATTCGACATACATGGCTTCTGTTGCATAGTTCATTGTCTTTTGTGACTGAATCAGAATCGCAAATGTTCGTGATTTAAGTTGAAGAGTATGACATTGATTTGAAATGAGTGATCCTTTTTCTTGCTAGAAGACCAGATAAATTCTCGGCAGGACGCCAATTGGTTATTTATTATTCTCGTTCAAGTTCAAGAATGTGGGAGTACTTATCCAATTAATGGGGATGCAGACCGTTAGATTTTGGGGCTTCATAGGTCATGAAAGAGTAATCCATATGACCCATTATCCGAGCATTTCACATAATAGCTAATATACCCCATTTTAATTACTGATAATGAATGTGATTAATATCATTAACCATGAGCTAAGCGTTTGAAAtcataataaataaaaaacaacaaaatcagagggagaagaagaaaaaatttggggaaaattcaAATCAGTGATTCAAACAAGAGTTTTGATGTAGGcgaatcttcatcttcaaaattcgATAACATATTAATACCCGTCAACAACGATCAGTTCTTTGCTGATATTTTAGAAAATCATATTTTTTTCTCAAACTCAACATAACCATTATGAACCTTACAATGATTTCGAAGGACcaacccaagaagaagaagaaatcgaagaaatGACTGCTCAAAATAATCAGGTATACCTCTAATCTAACTCCAATTTCAGTTTTCAAGTTCAGAATTGCAAGAAgttctatttttttctttcctAAAACCCTAGGTTTCTAGCCGTCAGGTCTGATCAGGGCTGGGAAACCATGAACCGCTGGTCATATCAGGTTTAACGACTCTTTCTTGatgaactcccagccgttatGGAAGACTTATAACTAGAACGATAAAAATTCCCGAGCATAAATACAAACTTACGGCCAGATTTTCCCTACTTTGCATGAGAATATTAAATGTTGTTTAATGTTGTTGGTGCGAGTTGGGATACCCATCCGTGTATTTTTCTTACGTCTGGGTTGCCAAACCAATTTTTATTATGACTTGTTTTCTAGGCCGCAAGTTAAACCATCCAAACATTATAAGAAAACAGTCAAATTACTGCTAGGATATCCCTTATCGACGCAGCCGTAAATTTTCCCCGCGGTTGGGTTTGATCCGAATTCCAACCTGTGGACTTGTTAACAACTAGAATTTCCCTTGTCGACCCAGCCGTTTTCTCTACTTTTACAATTTATTTTCAACTAATGATATGATATTTCATTTTATTATAAATTGTACCATACATTACGATGGAATACCAACCCCCACCTGTTCAAGTTTCAGCGGATACAAGTGCAAACAACTATGAGtggaaagataaagaagatgcaaagaagtAGGCTCGAGCACAAGGGATGGAAAAGATGTGTAtaatagtccagaataaacaaattagagacaccaactttcaaatggtttgtgagtgCAGTGGAAAGTACGAGAGTCATTGGAAGATGGGTTATGAATATAAACCAAAAACCAAGAGGAAGAAGGGATCTCATAGTACGAAGTACTACGGATGCCCTTTTAAGCTTCAATTAagatacaacaacatcaacaaagtgTAGTTTATAAGTGAAGTCGTCTCGGGTTTTCATAACCATCAAACTAGGTTTTACGCCGACACGAACTAGCCGTTATTAAGAAAGTTACCAAGAATATGAGATTTCCGCAAATATACGGCTGGGATTATCTAGTAACCTAGCCGTAATATTCTGGGATTGTCCCGAAAAATGAAATCTCGGCAGATTCACGACtgtgattgaaaaagcgggggtctaacaaccacacacaatatttcgttcgacaatctgtatggactaactgcaatataattccaagagaatcaactagacagtcagactcaatcaaggaaatatatccaagagttatatctctatttctcaatgtaattagcaaatcaaacatataggaaatcgtgagcctgattattatgagcaacaacttgaacggtaccaaagaccaatgttcaagtgtcaatcaatttcaatcaacaaccaaaggttggatttaccaattgattgaactacgcacaacctgtgatatttatatataaacaaatataatgcggaaaataaataacacagaaaccaaaagttttgttaacgaggaaaccgcaaatgcagaaaaaccccgggaccgagtccagatttgaacaccacactgaagtaagccgttacagacactagcctactacaagttaacttcggactggaatgtaattgatccctaaccaattatcataccgattaaggtacattcgcgttccttacgcctctgaatcccaacgggactctacgcacttgattcccttagctgatctcacccacaactaagagttgctacgacccaaagtcgaagactttataaaaaaatatgtcttccacggaaaagtctattctgatagataaatatgtctctaacagaaatacctacgaagttttgttccgtcttttgataaatcaaggtgaacatgaaccaattgataatccagtcttatattctcgtagaacaacctagaaatatcaatcacctcacaataacttaaatatatggtagtagaacaagttattgtggaatcaaaaagaatgagacaaagagctttgtgattactttctatatcttacctatcagagataaatctcgagcaaatcttagagacaataatactcaatatgatagaacaagtaagatcagaacacacaactacagagaaaatagttgggtttggctataaaatcccaatgaagtattcaagtcgttaacctataatggttttaggaaaaaactaggttaaaggagaatcaactctagtcgcaactagtatcacacaagaggtgtggggattaggttttccagttgctagagttctcccttatatagttttcaaatcagggtttgataactttgaaacaaagcaatcaatattcaccgttagatgaaatcttgatttaagattcaagctaagtttgctttaaaccaaagcaatatctttccaccattagatggtcttagcttgttacacacaaatgaaatataccttcatttagatgtgggtaaccgtacctaaacgtgtatattgagtttgctcaataacagttaaccgaagttatccatacaaacacttttgtattaaccacattcatctaacacttctagatcaaatgataatcaaatgaatataattgtgttactgatagagttgttcaattgtttatattctcatataagtatacaagacagaattgaaacaaaatcggattgattcaaaaagaatcagttcatgaacattttagccacggtttgcaaaaattgcattccgtAATttgtaaatgtatttgttcatgagtatgaattcaTACTTAACCGGTTTTAGAACcaaaaccaacttagtttgcaaacgggtacgcaaacttaagttccataCTTTGGACACGTCCGACatttcgcaaacgggtatgcatactgtcgtaccggacctaactcaggtgaaaccgttcgcatactagtatgcaaacttggttcccgaactttGACAGCTAAAACCGTTCGCAGACTAGTACGGAAACTTGGTTCCCTGACCcgaatcatactacaacagtttgcatactagtatgcatactgtAATATATCTAGACAATGgtttaattattctaaactcccatttaaatcattgaaacatctttagaagacaacaatagctgtctcatagaaactattagcttataagtaattttcaagtgatcgaatgatcaatacgaaacattccgagtctacatcaaatgactgtctcacacaaatcatgtaagatttttctaggcaattttcacatgatcatcttttgagtcattatttagtttccaacaaataaattgtttttccaactaaactcgtcaagaataatgatgaacgtagttaaagcaaaaatctttcgaacacatatttcgagaaagatataagcgagttaaactcgggtcgaaatatcaaatgtgtataatgtacaagtctatatagctatatgacttagactcattaagagatagaatagaatagacttctgagtaatagataagttttagtctccaaataccttttgttgatgaagttcctccaagctctcctcagtagatcctcgtcttcaatcaatgaacgccgtgaagtctaaagctcaactacacattctatcctaatacgagacatagctataagtagactagaaatcaagacttatagttttgatcacttaaacttgataaacaagcttgagatagcaacgcttgcgaatgAGCAGtgcctctttgtcaattttagtgacaaaactatcaatatatatggattacaaaataaataaactttgtagctcctcatccaacatgcttgatttccttggttctttaacattccttgaattcttcgtcacccaagtactccagtgattgtgaacgtgttcaactcagcatcattgttgttgaagattcgtagccataacaataagaaaacagatgttctcaattattgttatacaatgtcatagtattattacacagcatcaaagttcaattgtatcacaactttgacaataatactacggtgatatgtatcactcccccttagtcaatacttcaaaaTAGTTGTGTCTGGCTAGATCGAGACTGTCTTCCTATCGTTTTGGATAAGTGTAACATGCTTTTATTCTAttttgtgaaaaatactagaaccaccctactatatgggttcaatatttagaagccccgcaaaatggatcctccactatcaactccatactttaggaaaatgatattgctaggcccgaaatatcaaattctcttcagatctggcccataattttatttaatgtatttttttattgacaaaactacccTTTGCAATAAATACAAGAGGAATGTCGGTagatattttcattttccaaatttctttctctctcatTTTATCTCTCTCGTTTGCAGAGAAAAAAATATTCTAGGGTTCTTATGAGATtcattttcatctttttcttttagatCTTCTACTGCAACAAATATGAagtagttttaggtttttttcaccgttttttcatcttctccatcgATTCCTCTGTAGTCTCAGTTGTTACGAAGGTCAACCACATCTGATATAGAGAGatcatatggaagatgaagaagatcaaCTGCACCTGAAGATTCATCTACAGAATCAAATCGACATGCAGATAAGTTTATTTGTTGTTACGAATTTTATACTACGATTTTCGAAGCGATTCAAGCAAATATCTACCTGTATAtgttcttgaaagtttgatttccAGAGTAATCCTGTTATAATCTCACCTTAATCATACTTTTGAGAGAAAATCACTAACAAAtttcaagaaaaattataagaatt encodes the following:
- the LOC113310615 gene encoding uncharacterized protein LOC113310615 isoform X1, which translates into the protein MVKYVESEEFVLLSGPRSGLKREFAFALKGQSEVLDGSIGRTRATKLLNPSFSSSSGNKRFKNLENDEKFDRNLVMGTDLSKEGGKRIDATVLPVCEESNEVTKSLICEEPSINLVGSLQAEEPPNLIDGDNGVSERPVIFYSRLRKKETREIPASENEEAIESDSSCKNQQVVEGECIRAPLSNKLEMKMSKKIGLTKFPTKLNELLGTGLLEGLHVSYIFGKKKEGLDGKIEKCGILCFCSFCNGRKVVSPMEFERHAGSGNKRAADYIYLENGNNLRYVMNACRNAPLDTLQSTIKNAVCSSPSVNKTTICSDCKGHLHWSPMNKAATLCTQCLESRKSQANVSWTSGTKTRSSKAVLPSEFAPRTTNVRGRLTKKDVHLHKLVFEEGGLHDGAELGYYHRGQKLLEGSKRGFGILCGCCNDVVSPSVFEAHAGWASRRKPYLNIYTSNGVSLHELSVSLSKDPNFSPRENDDLCSICADFGDLLLCDGCPRAFHRDCVGLSNLPPGKWYCSHCQQMYQREKFCEYNANAIAAGRVLGDDPIKQIYHRCIRTVKTQDVEVGGCALCRAHSFCKSGFGPGTVLLCDQCEKEYHVGCLKDHNMADLEELPEGEWFCCTDCKAIHTTLHQLLERKPLELPESLSGLIKTKHMEKCSSDNGDLDLRWSLLSGKLATADSNLFLSKAVAIFRDHFDPIIDLKSGRDLIPAMVLGRVIRDQDFGGMYCAVLTSNSIVVSAAILRIFGQKIAELPLVATSSEVQGRGYFQSLFSCIELLLGYLKVETLVLPAAEEAESIWTNKFGFKKINQEKLNKYRRNCQMMVFQGTSMLEKPVPPCMNAESFLMIN
- the LOC113310615 gene encoding uncharacterized protein LOC113310615 isoform X2, with translation MVKYVESEEFVLLSGPRSGLKREFAFALKGQSEVLDGSIGRTRATKLLNPSFSSSSGNKRFKNLENDEKFDRNLVMGTDLSKEGGKRIDATVLPVCEESNEVTKSLICEEPSINLVGSLQAEEPPNLIDGDNGVSERPVIFYSRLRKKETREIPASENEEAIESDSSCKNQQVVEGECIRAPLSNKLEMKMSKKIGLTKFPTKLNELLGTGLLEGLHVSYIFGKKKEGLDGKIEKCGILCFCSFCNGRKVVSPMEFERHAGSGNKRAADYIYLENGNNLRYVMNACRNAPLDTLQSTIKNAVCSSPSVNKTTICSDCKGHLHWSPMNKAATLCTQCLESRKSQANVSWTSGTKTRDVHLHKLVFEEGGLHDGAELGYYHRGQKLLEGSKRGFGILCGCCNDVVSPSVFEAHAGWASRRKPYLNIYTSNGVSLHELSVSLSKDPNFSPRENDDLCSICADFGDLLLCDGCPRAFHRDCVGLSNLPPGKWYCSHCQQMYQREKFCEYNANAIAAGRVLGDDPIKQIYHRCIRTVKTQDVEVGGCALCRAHSFCKSGFGPGTVLLCDQCEKEYHVGCLKDHNMADLEELPEGEWFCCTDCKAIHTTLHQLLERKPLELPESLSGLIKTKHMEKCSSDNGDLDLRWSLLSGKLATADSNLFLSKAVAIFRDHFDPIIDLKSGRDLIPAMVLGRVIRDQDFGGMYCAVLTSNSIVVSAAILRIFGQKIAELPLVATSSEVQGRGYFQSLFSCIELLLGYLKVETLVLPAAEEAESIWTNKFGFKKINQEKLNKYRRNCQMMVFQGTSMLEKPVPPCMNAESFLMIN